DNA sequence from the Tissierella sp. MB52-C2 genome:
GCTACTATTATTTCTCCTACTCTAGCTTTAAGGTCTTCTAAGTCTTTTGATAAGCAGAAAATTGCCATTATCTCTGATGCAACTGTTATATCAAATCCATCTTGTCTAGGCATACCATTTGGTTTTCCACCTAGGCCTACTACAATATCTCTTAAAGCTCTATCATTCATATCAAGAACTCTTTTCCAAACTACTCTTCTTGGATCGATGTTTAATGCATTTCCTTGATGAATATGGTTATCTAATAAAGCTGAAATTAAGTTATGAGCTGTAGTTATAGCATGGAAGTCTCCTGTAAAGTGTAAGTTGATATCTTCCATTGGTACTACTTGAGCATATCCGCCACCAGCTGCTCCACCTTTAACTCCAAAGCTAGGTCCTAATGAAGGCTCTCTTAAAGCTGTTATAGCACTCTTTCCAATTTTATTTAATCCCATGGAAAGACCTATGTTTGTAGTTGTTTTACCTTCGCCTGCTGGAGTAGGGTTAATTGCTGTAACTAAGATTAATTTTCCATCTGGCTTATCTTTCATCTCATCTAGTAATCCTAGAGATACTTTTGCTTTATACTTACCATACTGAATTAAATGATCTTCGTCGATTCCTAACTTAGCTGCAACATCAACTATGGGAAGCATTTTCGCTTCTTGTGCAATTTGAACGTCTGTTTTCACTTATATTCCTCCTCTATATTCATTCGTACTACAATATTGCCTATAATAGTATAAAAAATTATACATCTTTAGATATATACCCTATTTTATGCACCAATCACATATTTATTTAAAATTTTAGCATTGTTTTATTTTGCCCTGTAGTACTATATAGTATTATAACAGAATTGTCTAAAATTTGGAATCATTTTAAATTAAAAAAACAGATTTCCTTTACTTTAAAAAAATTATATCTTTCCTATATCTTTCCTATATCTTTCCTATATCTTTCCTATATCTTTCCTATATCTTTCCTATATCTTTCCTATATCTTTCCTATATCTTTCCTATATCTTTCCTATATCTTTCCTATATCTTTCCTATATCTTTCCTATATCTTTCCTATAATACATGTTGCTAAAATTAATTTTTTCTACATTTTCATAAGCATTTTTTATGGTTTCATCAAGAGTTTTTCCTAAGCTAGTCACAGATAAAACTCGCCCTCCATTTGTAACTAAATCCTTATCGACAATCTTTGTGCCATTATGGAATACAATAGTATTATTATCTACTTTGTCTATATTTATTATCTTAAATCCTTTTTCATATTCATTTGGGTAGCCTTCTGATACTAAAACTACTGTCATAGCTCTATCATTATTCCATTTTAGGTCAGATTTCATAAATGTTCCATCTATGGTTTTCTCAAATAACTCTACTATATCTGAATCAAGTCTTGGAATTAGTACTTCAGTTTCAGGATCTCCAAACCTTGTATTAAATTCTAATACCTTTGGCTCTCCTTTTACGACCATTAATCCAATAAAAAGTATTCCTCTAAAATCTAAATTCTCCTTAGCTAATCCATATCTAATATTATTTAAAATATTCTTCTCAATCTTTTCACTTAATTCTTCATTAAATATAGGACTAGGAGATATACAACCTACACCACCAGTATTAGGTCCCTTATCACCATCATATATCTTTTTATAATCCTTAGCAGACTCCATAGGAACTATTTTATCCTTTGTTACCACACAAAGCAGTGATGTTTCTACGCCATCTAGAAATTCCTCTATAACTACTTTGTTTCCTTCATCACCAAATATTTTATTTCCTAAAATATCTTTTAATGTATCTTTAGCCTCATCTTCACTATGACAAATAACTACACCTTTTCCAGCACATAATCCATCAGCCTTTATAACTAATGGATATGAAAACTCCTTTATTCCTTCTATTGCATCTTCTAAATCTGTAAATGTTTTATACTTTGCAGTAGGTATATTATATTTTTCCATAAATACTTTAGAAAATTCTTTACTTCCTTCAAGTCTAGCACATTCTTTATTTACACCAAAGATTTTTAATCCTTCTTCTTGAAACCTATCTACAATTCCTAAAACTAAGGGTTGTTCAGGCCCTACTACAGTTAAATCTATATTGTTTTCTAATGCAAATTCTAATAATTTATCTATATCATCTACATTTATATCCATATTTTCAGCTAATTCAGCAGTTCCCCCATTGCCTGGAGCACAATAAATCTTACTTACTTTACTACTTTTAGCTATTTTCCAACATAATGCGTGTTCTCTACCTCCGCTACCTAATACTAATACTTTCATTTTCTCCCCTCCTGCATTAATGTTTGAAATGTCTTATATCTGTAAATATCATAGCCATATTATTTTTGTCCGCCTCTTCTATGACTTCTTTATCCTTAATGGAACCTCCTGGTTGGATGATTGCCTTTATTCCTGCTTCATTTAAAAATTCTATTGAATCTTTAAATGGGAAGAATCCATCAGAAGCTAGAACACCTTCTGCAATCTTATCTCCCGATCTATCTATGGCATTTTTAACTGCCCATGATCTATTCACTTCACCTAGACCTATACCTATAGTTCCTTTATCCTTAGCTATAACTACTCCATTGGATTTTACAGTTTTTGCAGCTTTCCAAGCAAATATTAAGTCTTCCATTTCTTTTTCTGTAGGATTTCTTTTTGTAACTACTTGTAACTCTTCTTTTAATAAAATAGTATCTCTATTTTGTACCAAAACTCCACCTAATATCTTTTTTATATCTAGTTCTTTGTATTTATCATCTAGAATATCTTTTATTTCTAGAATTCGTATGTTTTTCTTTTGAGTTAATATTTTTATTGCTTGTTCTGTAAATGATGGTGCAATTACTATTTCAATAAATATACTGTTTAACTTTTCAGCAAGTTCCTCATCAATTTCTCTATTGGCAGCAACTATACCTCCAAATATAGATTCTTTATCACACTCATAAGCCTTTTCATAGGCTTCAGATATGTCTTTTCCACTGCCAATACCACAAGGATTAGCATGTTTTACAGCTACTACAGTAGGCTCATCAAATATTTTTAAAGCATCAATTGCACCGTTGGCATCATTAATATTATTAAAAGAAAGTTCTTTCCCATGGATTTGTACTGCTCCTGCAAGGGTTCCTTCTATTTTTCCTACTTCCTTATAAAAAGCTGCTCTTTGATGAGGGTTTTCTCCATATCTTAATTCTTCTTTAGATTTATATGCTAAAGTTAATCTTTCTGGAAATATAACTTCCTCTATTTCATTAAAATAATTTGATATTAAGGTATCATAATAAGCTGTATAGTTAAATACTTTTCTCGCCAAATATTGCCTTGTTTTTATAGTGGTCTCGTTATTCTCCTTTAATTCCTTTAGTACTATTTCATAATCCTTTGGATCAACTATTACAGTTACATCATTGTAATTTTTCGCTGCAGCTCTAATCATAGATGGTCCGCCTATATCTATATTTTCTATAATTTCTTCATGAGTTACTCCTGGTCTTTTTATAGTCTCTTCAAAGGGATAAAGATTATTTACCACCATATCAATAGGTCCAATATTCATTTTCTCTATTGTTTCCATATGGGAAGGCTCATCTCTTCTATATAATAAGCCTCCATGGATATATGGATTTAGAGTCTTTACTCTTCCATCTAATATTTCCGGGAATTTAGTTATATCCTCTACTTCTATTATTTCTACTCCTGCTTTTTGCAAGATCTTAGATGTACCAC
Encoded proteins:
- the purH gene encoding bifunctional phosphoribosylaminoimidazolecarboxamide formyltransferase/IMP cyclohydrolase, which gives rise to MKRALISVFHKEGIVEFASCLRELGWEIISTGGTSKILQKAGVEIIEVEDITKFPEILDGRVKTLNPYIHGGLLYRRDEPSHMETIEKMNIGPIDMVVNNLYPFEETIKRPGVTHEEIIENIDIGGPSMIRAAAKNYNDVTVIVDPKDYEIVLKELKENNETTIKTRQYLARKVFNYTAYYDTLISNYFNEIEEVIFPERLTLAYKSKEELRYGENPHQRAAFYKEVGKIEGTLAGAVQIHGKELSFNNINDANGAIDALKIFDEPTVVAVKHANPCGIGSGKDISEAYEKAYECDKESIFGGIVAANREIDEELAEKLNSIFIEIVIAPSFTEQAIKILTQKKNIRILEIKDILDDKYKELDIKKILGGVLVQNRDTILLKEELQVVTKRNPTEKEMEDLIFAWKAAKTVKSNGVVIAKDKGTIGIGLGEVNRSWAVKNAIDRSGDKIAEGVLASDGFFPFKDSIEFLNEAGIKAIIQPGGSIKDKEVIEEADKNNMAMIFTDIRHFKH
- the purD gene encoding phosphoribosylamine--glycine ligase, giving the protein MKVLVLGSGGREHALCWKIAKSSKVSKIYCAPGNGGTAELAENMDINVDDIDKLLEFALENNIDLTVVGPEQPLVLGIVDRFQEEGLKIFGVNKECARLEGSKEFSKVFMEKYNIPTAKYKTFTDLEDAIEGIKEFSYPLVIKADGLCAGKGVVICHSEDEAKDTLKDILGNKIFGDEGNKVVIEEFLDGVETSLLCVVTKDKIVPMESAKDYKKIYDGDKGPNTGGVGCISPSPIFNEELSEKIEKNILNNIRYGLAKENLDFRGILFIGLMVVKGEPKVLEFNTRFGDPETEVLIPRLDSDIVELFEKTIDGTFMKSDLKWNNDRAMTVVLVSEGYPNEYEKGFKIINIDKVDNNTIVFHNGTKIVDKDLVTNGGRVLSVTSLGKTLDETIKNAYENVEKINFSNMYYRKDIGKI